gaaacttattagttaatattactTAAGGAGCTAGACTTCTAGGCAATTAGtttctatttaaatacttagaatcaattaaattaaaataaaaatacttttcttttatgtaacAGTAGTTAGtggtaaaataattattagatcTATACtgaatgaatatataaattttatataatttcataaaatagaATCTAAATCCACCCTCATAATCAATTGAACAtgtctaatatttattatactataaactttagataatttaatatttatagttcttgttttctttttaagaacaaaaatcttagacttttttattgattttgaaatcaaatttctttcgctattatttaattttcactCCTGCGCACACACACACTTATGTAGATACACGTTTGCTTTTAATTTccaatatattaaatttgaaatttaatttttctattatttttttttaatagaatttagttttttttgttCTAATATTGTAGTGTGCTATTtctatatgaattttattctAGTACtgcttatatattttttttttattaaattagtaaaaacaGTTTCTATAGTTTTATAGTATTCCAtctctatataaattttatctttatactactattatttattatcttttctattaaattatattaaattagtaacaGAATAAATTGGTTAATCTTAACAACACTAATTATAAGGCtctttcaataaatttattcattctCTCTCCTCTTtgcacttttatatattagtttttttactTATGTGCGTTGCAtgtgaatattaataattaaactcgtttataataaaaaataaaaaaattattaaatttagaataataaatactattaatataaaatctcataattcttaaaatataactgatttatctaaattttatttttgaaaactaATAAgccatttatatttataaatgcaTTAGTtgaataaatttctaaattttcaaataatgaaaCTCAATGTTCTCATAATTCAAATTAGTTTTACactaatattgataatttgTCATTgaataaattcttatattttcaaataattaaactcaatGTTCTCATAATTCAGATTAGTTTTATACTAACATTAATAATTTGTCATTAATAAGTTGATACATTattaaccaaaaataaataaaaaatttcaaacgTCTCATCATATGTTTGTTTGGTAAATATGacttattcaatttaaatatctatagtCTCCTAGAGTAATATTTACTTTACAAACatgttgtatattttttatttatctatatcaCATGCGATACCTAAAATTTATAGTGtcctatttttatataaattttatctttatactatttttatctattattttatttattaaattatattaattaaataaagattaaattggTCAGTCTTAACAGtattaattataaagttttttttttgataaatttatctattcGCTATTCTCTTCgcattttgatatatattatgattatgatatatgaaatatgaCTTGTGCTAGGTACCTAAAGTTCCACTAGACAAGGGTAATATCTACTTGGCAAAGACAAGTCCTCCTAATGTCCACGAGGCATACctaaatcaatttgagaaagacttcaaaatttttttgGGGTGCTGCTCTCAGGAAATGAAAGTTGGAGGCCGCATGGTTATCACACTCTCCGGAAGAGCTGAGGACCTCTGTATATCCAGCCAACACAAACCTAACATTTGGGAGTTACTGGGAATGACAATTAACGACATGGTCTTGGAGgtataaatagtatatttatttctgcATTATTactagtttcttttattttaatgctCAAGTCCCTAATTGTTTATTGTGCTTTTGAACATTGTAGAGGACAGCTTTTACGAAGAGCTCTTCGTTTTCCGTTTATCGCAAATGTTTTACGTAGTTTTTCTTTCCTGATGGTACTTTTAGCAACATTTTGGCGACCCTCTTGTACCGGCGTGTTTTTCTTAGCATCGGCAAATATTTAGCAATGTTAATAAGCATCCCTCAGTGGCGTTTATTGTAGTTGATAGAACCTTTTCCGTTGTAGTGTTATAACTTTTTACTGTAAGCTATAATAGATCATTGATCTAGAACTTCATATTTTTCACCATtaaatagaagaaagaaaacatacTTTGATTCATGTTTAATAGAGTGTAATTTTTCTCCCTTTTTCTCTTATCTTATTGATGGGTACTCTAacctttaatttttgtatttgttataattattgatGATATGGGTAGAGAGAGGACCAACTCTTATTTATAGACTAATAGTGGTTTTCTATCAAAGCACCAATGGGTATAACATTTTATGTTATAACATTTACCAATAGACATAACTTTTCAATTCACAACTTTTCATTAACCAATAGAATTTAATCActaatatcttattataattatatgagttattaatttcttacatTCTCTCACTTGactcatataatttaataagaacaaaaaatgcacaaaaattaatgttaaattcttttttacatTGGCTATGAcataatatcattattaagTAAAAATGTTAATGTGGGTCATAGCGGTCGTATGTCATTTTATAGACATCCTCCCTTCCATGTATCACAACACTAATTCTCAACTTAACATGAtctttaatgaagataacattAATGGTCCAACACATATGTGATCTATCACAGAATATTTCTATTCCTATCACATATGTGGCTTCTCCCAtatctttcatttcaaaattattaaagagaTATTTCTTGGTTTCATGTAGCAAACCAAGATCATTAGCAGCAAGtaaaatatcatcaacatatagaacaagaaaaataaacttgctCCCACTgattttcataaatatgcaccgATCAACAATGTTTTCTTGAAATCCAAAAGAAGTAATGGTATCATTAACTTAATATACCATTGATGGGAAGCTTGTTTAAGTCCGTATATTGATTTCTTTAGTTTACACAACATATGatcctttttcttaattgaaaAACCCTCAGATTGATCCAtttaaacttcttcttctaaattttcattaagaaaagcggttttgacatccatttgaTATAGCTCTAAATCATAATAAGCCGCTAAAGCCATAATAATTGTAAGAAAATCTTTTCTAGACACTGGTAAAAAAGTCTCTTTATAATCAATGCCACTTTTCTGAGTAAAACTATAATAcactgaattttttttaataataataataatattagtaataattaataacgagtttttatttaaattaattttatttgatttaattgggatgatttaaatagaattttaatgctagacaaactAAGGGagtattttctatatttaattagtctggtttttaagaaattaagtaaattctttgaaaaatatattatatttttggtcatttaattttctccaatatgaatatataattaacttctatatttgaaagtcATTAaaggaatagtaaataatatttttataaagaatttcTTGGGGAAAtggaaaatttaaattagcaaacgtactaattttaattgaaaaatagttagcaaaattaattaattaagttaattaagggttaggattaaattgacaattagttttgaaataaggactagaaatataattgctttaaattggggttttaaataaaaatttgtatggttggtatttttataattaaatgtgtcGGCAAGcgcattttgataattttatatttaaaagcaagggtaaataagtaattctatattttcaataattctaattttgcccaaattaaatagttaggggtttaatttaaaagctaaagaaaagttgaagGGTTAATCAGAAATTTTGCAAGACGAAATTGTTGATAATTaaagaagttgagggactaaatggtaaagaagaagagttcagggactaaatgccgataagaaaaggaataaaagaaaagaaaggaaagaagaagatggcGTCAAGGGTCAcggaagaagagagagaggaggAAGGAGAAGGGCTTGGTAGCCATAGCTAAGAACCACATGTGGTGGCAAGAGTGGCGGGGAGGAGAAAAAAGGGAGGGCAGCGATTGTCGGCCTTTAGGACGTTCCGGTGACCAATGGCGGTGAGGTCGGTCTTGAAATGACTAGTGAGTTGAGGGCTTCCTTTTGGGAGTATcggcgtcggttttggtggctGGAGGAAGGAGTTCTGGCGAGGTGAAGGCAACCGGAACTTTAGGCTTTTCTGGCGAGTTCCGGTGAGCTTTGgctgatcggaggacatatccggaCCCTCCTCAGCTTAAGCTTTGCAATAGCATCAGTTTCATGGCGATCAtactccgtttgaaaatcaatgGTCGAGAttgtccgtaaatctctccagATGATCAGGGGTCGGATCAAAAGATCAGAAGCTgagatcgtcatcagcgcgttgTCTTGAGTCCGTAGGCgcgttcggatcgtcgatcagactccggcggctggaggcaaGCCGACCGAGTGATCAAtcgtctcggtaattctctagcctttgattttagagttcattgataaaattatgtctttattgaattgtgttgagcgttagaaaaatattatgagttaaaataattaattatcggACCGTCTGCCATTAATCGTGATTTGTaatgtgtggcggagtcgggaaaataatgaagtcttAGTGACCCGACTCtccttaaaataataaattgttagaaatttgaagtgttttttggtaggtcctggacccgttatTTTGTGGACTTTTTGGATTTCCACCAAATCTGCATGCAAGTGATGGAGGTAATTCGAGATTCTCTCCATTTGCTTTAAGACCTTTTATtcaaaagagagagaggattGTCCTTGGAAAGAAGAGGGAGTAGGTTCATTTGGCAATCTATGCTCgttttttcctcttctttctaTCATCTACATATTCTCCTATTAAAAGGAAGAATTCACCATCAACCTCCCATTTAGGCCCAAGTCTTATGACTTTGGCATGCTCAAGAAAGGTTAAACCTAATAAGAGAAATCAGATAGGAGTAAGAAAGATTTTATTGAGAGGAGTAAGGACTTGAAGGTGTTTGGCAATTTTGGTGATGTGGGAAGAGACAAGAATGACACCTTTTTGTGTGTTGCTAAGATGAAACAGATGATCATAGAAGAATTTAAAAGTGTGAATGCACTTACCATTGATCATAGCATAGAGGAAAAAGAGGTATGTTTGAGGCACTTTTTCCATCCCATTGTCCTTTGCATGGATGCTAGTTGCAATCATCCTATGCACTACCCAATTAGTTAAGGATTTGAGATCTTTAGAATGGGTTTCTTTGGTGGAGATTTGCCTCCAAAATTGAGAAAAGGAAATAGACATTTCAACAAGGTTTCCAATAATGGAAAGGTGGCTTCTTTCATGAAAACCAAAGATAGACGAAAATTTGGTTCTTGaaagtttctttttctccctAAATAGTCTAAACTTTATACCATAGTAGTGATTCCCATCTCCATTTTTGTTAATCACTAGGTGGAAAGTGTTGACCTAAGGTGCAATTGATCTCTGTTTTGGTTCTAACaactaaattaattagcaCTAACACCATGACTGAATGTCTATGTGATAGAGCATCAAAAGAATCAAACCTATCCTAAACATTCTTTAGCCTTGAAGCAAGTTATGTAAAAATACCTCAAAAGTGCAAGGGCACTTTTCATGTGGCCTAAAGTTTATAAGACGCTGAAAAGTCCACCTGATAGAAGGCCAATCATCTAGTGACACTTAGTATAGTGTCAAAACTCCAAGAAGCACAAGGACGCTTCTTTTTAGGCCTTGAGAAGTTTGTTGGCAGAAGATAGCATGACGAGAAGCGCGAGGGCACTTCTTCGCGCGGTTAAGGGAAGCGTGAGGGCGCCATTATGGCGCGAGAGtgatttttacaattaatgCGATGTCAGTAACCGTTGAGACATCAGCCACGTGGTTGGAGGCATTGGAGCCCCAAACGTCTCTTTTCAAAAAGCACTAGTGCGCTTGGAAAGCGCAGGGGCGCTTTTCATCACTTTAGGAAACTTTTTTCCCAAGTCATggaattttacatttaatgaGTTTTGGCATCATTATAACGTCTCTAAGTGTTGGTATGTGTgtaaatacccctcttaaagaTTGTACAACTAAGCGTGTGAATTAGATATACCAAAACTCTTACAAGTCATTTCTCAACTTTTTacatctatttttttctttgtaaagtgtattaagttgaaactTTTATTCAACTAAACTTAAAAAGGGTTATTGTGTGAGCCTAAGTATTAGAAAAACATGAAATTAGTTGTTGAGTAACTATTAATACTCATgggttaagggacttagtgagAGTTTGATACACTAAGGAAAGAGGTTTAGTGTGAGCCTTGAAAACACTCAATTATTGGGTGAACTTGTAAAATCCAAGGCTGTAATTTAAGTGATTATAGTGAAATACTCAATtgtgatcttgaggagtggacCGTAGGGAGGTTTATTCTCGAACCGTTATAAATCCTTGGTGTTTTCTTCTCTAACCCTTAAACTTCTTATCTTTGCCTTAACCTCTTGTGTTTTTACCTaaagtcttttatttttgcaatttGAGGTCACCAATTCAATTCTGCCCCTTCTTGGTTCTAAGGGACAATAAGTGGTATCAGTAGTCACTCTTATCAAGCTTTCGCTAGTGCAAAGATCATGACAATCGATGAAGGAGCCCAACATCTCAAGCCTTTCTTCGACGGATCTGATTGTGCCTTCTGGAAATTCTGTATGGAAATTTATTTGGATTCGTATGGCATTAAAGTGTGGGATTATATTGTGAGGGAATGGAAAGCTCCTACGAAAATAAAGAATGGCAAAGAAAGACTTCTACCTAGAGAAGAATGGGTTGATGCCCATAAAAAGCACAACCACAAGAACAAGCAAGCAATGGCTATACTTGTGAGTTGCCTCTCTAGAGAAGAGTGTGGGAGAGTGCAACCTTGCACTACGGCTCATCAAATTTGGACTACCTTGGAGAACTACCATGAAGGCACGAAACAATAAAATCAAGGAAGATCCAAATGTACGTCACCGAGTACGAGATGTTCAAGATGAAGCCTAATGAGTTCGTCACCGACATTACAAATAGACTTCTCACCATCATTAACAACATGACAAAACTTGGAAAGCACTATGAGCTAGTGGAGATCAACAACAAAATCCTTAGGATCCTTCCTTTGGATAAATATAATGAGTGTCTAGCATTGAAGAAGCAAATGAAGACCTAGGGAAGCTTCCTATGAATGTTCTTATAGGTAAGCTTCTAACTTATCCCTTGTAAGGGATGAAATAGATAGAGATTGTGGGAAAAGAAAAGCCCTAGCTCTTAAAGCTAGCACTAGAGCTCAAGATGCAATTAATGTTCCAGGCGATGACGAAGAACAAGGGGAAGCTCTAAGTGAGAGTGATGATGTGGCACTCATCACAAAGCATGTCAAGAGGATACTTGAGgccaaaagaagaagaagcaacaaGCCCTTCACAAgtaaaaatatcttttctgAATCAAGAACAAGTAAGGGTAAGAAGGAGGAAGTCACTTGCTACGAATGTGGGAAGCAAAGGCATATTAAACTGGATTGTCCCAAGTACTTGAAGAGGGATAAGGGAgacaaagagaagaaaaatgatttgAAGGCTACTTAGAGTGATGCATATTCATCCTCCAATAatgaaagtgaaagaaaagaggaggCAAATTTTTGCTTCATAGTAAATATGGAAGAATCCCAAGAGGTATGTTCCACTTCTCATTCatataattcttcttcttcttattcatcttctcattcttttaatGATTTGTTACATGATGAGGATGAGCTCTTACAAAACATGCTTTCAAAATTAAgcttttacaaaaagaaatgttCTTGCTTGGAGGAagatcttaaaatttcaaagaaagaaattgccTCTTTAAAAACCTCCAATGATGACCTAAGGAATTCATTGGATGatgtttcaaaagaaaagcttttgaAAGAGAACAACTCTTTGAATAATGAAGTTGAAGTACTTagaaacttaattttaaaatttcacaaAAGGAAGGTGTCTCAAAGACCTCTCCTTATGAGACATGGACTTGGGTTCAAAGGAGCTTCTTCATCCTTATCTCATAACACAATCTTTGTTAAAGCCACTCGACCATAagcattagaaaaaaaagctCAAATGAAGTTTCAAATAGCAATACATATACTAGACCTCCCAttcaaaagaaagggaaaggtACACATGTTCCTAAGACTAAGCTAAAAGGAACAAAGCATGCATTCATGTATAAGAACACAAATGTTGGTAAACCTTGTTCATGCATATGTGATGGTAATCATATGAGGTCCAAACCATAAGCAAAAGTGGCTAAGAAGACCAACCCTATTAAGAATTCTAAGGTCATTTGCCACTATTGCATGAGAATTGGATACATCAACGTGAAATgcaaagtaagaaaaatacaTCTTTTTATGAAGTGAATTTTCCAATGCTAACCCCCAAAGGATCCAACCTTGTTTAGGTTCCTAAAATCAAGTGAATTTGACTCCTTTTTATAGGTGTCTCTTAAATCCACAAGCACAAATCTTTGGCATATTGGTAGTGGATGTTCAAGGCATATGATAGGTGACATGAGTCTATTCATAGATGTCAAAGACTACAAGGGAGGTAAAGTTACTTTCGAAAATGATGTCAAGGCTAAGGTAATTGGCATCGAATCTATTGGTAAGGATGGTAAATCTTTCATTGATGATGTTTTCCTAGTTGATGGTATGAAATATAATCTATTGAGTGTAAGTCAATTGTATGATAAGCGGAACAAAGTCACTTTTAGCTCCAATGGATGCCTTTTCGGTTCCTTTATGGATGACAAGGTGatattcaaaggagaaagaagtggCAACACCTACACAATTAACTTACACAAAGTTATTAATCAATCTTTCAAGTGTCTTGTGTCTATTAGTGATGAATCTTGGCTATGGAATAGAAGACTTGGTCATGCAAGCATGAAGCTCCCACACAAGTTAGCCAAAGAGGAGCTAGTAAATGGACTTCCTAAGGTAAAGTTCATCAAATACTAGCCTTGTGAACCACACCAAATGGGAAGACAACACCACTCATCCTTTAAATCCAAACCCATTGTAAGTACTTCTAAACCACTTCAACTACtatatatggatttgtttgAACCTACTAGAGTAGCTAGCTTGGGTGGAAAGTCATA
The window above is part of the Ricinus communis isolate WT05 ecotype wild-type unplaced genomic scaffold, ASM1957865v1 Ctg43, whole genome shotgun sequence genome. Proteins encoded here:
- the LOC107261057 gene encoding uncharacterized protein LOC107261057, with product MEESQEVCSTSHSYNSSSSYSSSHSFNDLLHDEDELLQNMLSKLSFYKKKCSCLEEDLKISKKEIASLKTSNDDLRNSLDDVSKEKLLKENNSLNNEVEVSLKSTSTNLWHIGSGCSRHMIGDMSLFIDVKDYKGGKVTFENDVKAKVIGIESIGKDGKSFIDDVFLVDGMKYNLLSVSQLYDKRNKVTFSSNGCLFGSFMDDKVIFKGERSGNTYTINLHKVINQSFKCLVSISDESWLWNRRLGHASMKLPHKLAKEELVNGLPKDNLGKFDAKTIIGIFLGYSTSSKAYRVFNKHTLVVEESVNVVFNESNKLDLGKGVCVNDLVGAFEELKVNVDDPSKKVDEPIEEAQEDQYN